A DNA window from Parabacteroides johnsonii DSM 18315 contains the following coding sequences:
- a CDS encoding cupin domain-containing protein — protein sequence MKKNLMKSAVMGALLLSMAACTGKTSTGEATCCAAAGEGQCTEQCGSNCKNECNNNANCKINKEMKYSKKYTNADFYKDGKFQQDVAMEAMKDMFAFYGVPFTELMAKDMWVTDFGLGDFENVGMGGIFWINDPEYGYFAHAIYLLPGQMIPEHAHVKTKFPAKHESWMVEKGWVYNFSEIGDETPNAPAIPATHGAIKSKNFVVQNVGDVLRLKKLESFHFMMAGPEGAIVDEWACYHDNDGLRFTNTKAAL from the coding sequence ATGAAAAAGAATCTTATGAAATCAGCCGTTATGGGAGCCCTTCTGCTTTCTATGGCTGCCTGTACCGGCAAAACATCTACTGGCGAAGCTACCTGTTGCGCAGCGGCAGGCGAAGGACAATGTACCGAACAGTGCGGAAGCAACTGCAAGAATGAATGTAACAACAATGCTAACTGTAAAATTAATAAAGAAATGAAGTATTCAAAGAAGTACACAAATGCCGATTTCTACAAAGACGGCAAGTTCCAACAGGATGTTGCTATGGAAGCAATGAAAGACATGTTCGCTTTCTATGGTGTTCCTTTCACCGAATTGATGGCTAAGGACATGTGGGTGACTGACTTCGGTCTGGGCGATTTTGAAAACGTAGGTATGGGAGGTATTTTCTGGATCAACGATCCTGAATACGGCTACTTCGCTCATGCGATCTACCTGCTTCCGGGACAGATGATCCCCGAACATGCGCATGTAAAGACTAAATTTCCGGCTAAACATGAATCCTGGATGGTTGAAAAGGGATGGGTCTATAACTTCTCTGAAATTGGCGACGAGACTCCGAACGCCCCTGCTATCCCCGCTACCCACGGTGCGATCAAGAGCAAAAACTTTGTCGTACAGAATGTAGGTGATGTTCTCCGCCTGAAAAAGCTGGAATCGTTCCACTTTATGATGGCTGGTCCTGAAGGTGCTATTGTTGATGAATGGGCATGCTACCACGATAATGACGGCTTGCGCTTCACCAATACGAAAGCTGCGTTATAA